The following are encoded together in the Bos javanicus breed banteng chromosome 4, ARS-OSU_banteng_1.0, whole genome shotgun sequence genome:
- the SFRP4 gene encoding secreted frizzled-related protein 4, protein MLLSILTALCLWLRLALGVRGAPCEAVRIPMCRHMPWNITRMPNHLHHSTQENAILAIEQYEELVDVNCSAVLRFFLCAMYAPICTLEFLHDPIKPCKSVCQRARDDCEPLMKMYNHSWPESLACDELPVYDRGVCISPEAIVTDLPDDVKWIDITPDMMVQERPLDIDCKRLSPDRCKCKKVKPTLATYLSKNYSYVIHAKIKAVQRSGCNEVTTVVDVKEIFKSSSPIPRTQVPLITNSSCQCPHILPHQDVLIMCYEWRSRMMLLENCLVEKWRDQLSKRSIQWEERLQEQQRTAQDKKRTAGRTSRSNAPKPKGKPPAPKPASPKKNIKARSAPKSTNPKRA, encoded by the exons ATGCTCCTCTCCATCCTGACCGCGCTGTGCCTGTGGCTGCGCCTGGCGCTGGGCGTGCGCGGCGCGCCCTGCGAGGCGGTGCGCATCCCGATGTGCCGGCACATGCCCTGGAACATCACGCGGATGCCCAATCACCTGCACCACAGCACGCAGGAGAACGCCATCCTGGCCATCGAGCAGTACGAGGAGCTGGTGGACGTGAACTGCAGCGCGGTGCTACGCTTCTTCCTCTGTGCCATGTACGCGCCCATCTGCACCCTGGAGTTCCTGCACGACCCCATTAAGCCGTGCAAGTCGGTGTGCCAGCGCGCGCGTGATGACTGCGAGCCCCTCATGAAGATGTACAACCACAGCTGGCCTGAGAGCCTGGCCTGCGATGAGCTGCCTGTCTACGACCGGGGTGTGTGCATCTCGCCTGAGGCCATCGTCACTGACCTCCCTGACG ACGTTAAGTGGATAGACATCACTCCAGACATGATGGTACAGGAAAGGCCTCTTGACATTGACTGTAAACGCCTAAGCCCGG ACCGGTGCAAGTGCAAAAAGGTGAAGCCAACCCTGGCAACGTATCTAAGCAAAAACTACAGTTACG TCATTCATGCAAAAATAAAAGCCGTGCAGAGGAGTGGCTGTAATGAAGTAACAACAGTGGTGGATGTGAAAGAGATCTTCAAGTCCTCATCACCCATCCCTCGGACTCAAGTCCCTCTTATTACGAATTCTTCCTGCCAGTGTCCACACATCCTGCCTCATCAAGATGTTCTCATCATGTGTTACGAGTGGCGCTCACG GATGATGCTTCTTGAAAATTGTTTAGTTGAAAAATGGAGAGACCAACTCAGTAAAAGATCCATA CAGTGGGAAGAGAGGCTGCAGGAACAGCAGAGGACAGCCCAGGACAAGAAGCGAACAGCAGGGCGCACCAGTCGCAGTAACGCCCCGAAGCCCAAGGGGAAGCCACCTGCTCCCAAACCAGCCAGCCCCAAGAAGAACATCAAAGCTAGGAGTGCTCCAAAGAGCACAAACCCAAAACGAGCGTGA